From Brevibacillus marinus, a single genomic window includes:
- a CDS encoding solute symporter family protein: MNLTGFTFFCAIIIGTLAITYSAAKQTTNTQDFYTAAHGLTGIQNGLAIAGDYMSAASFLGVVGAIALGGFDGLFYALGFLVSYLVILLLVAEPLRNLGRFTLADAIAVRFDNVLLRGVIAINTVMISTFYMIAQLVGAGALIHLLLDLPYSTAIMIVGSLMTIYVVFGGMVATSWVQIIKSILLLASTLMVSLIVLSRFDWSVLQLFSHVSSATPLGERFLAPGNHFRDPLDTLSLHLALLLGTAGLPHIIARFFTVRDAATIRRSVVVATGLISVFYIMTIILGFGAASLVGHEQLTAVDDGGNLAVPLLSYALGGEFLMAFISAVAFATILAVVTGLVLSASSAFAHDFYSHVIRKGNASEREQMYAAKCSSIGVGVISIVLAIGAQHVNVAFLVALTFSVAASANLPLILFTLYWRKFTSTGAICGIVSGLLSSVVLVIVSPSVMHPLEGWIQREPLFPLTNPALVSIPLGFLGAYLGSLLSAREVDEQRYLRVMLQAHTGVRLEEPEKAEG; the protein is encoded by the coding sequence CATCCAGAACGGCTTGGCGATCGCCGGCGATTACATGAGCGCCGCCTCGTTTCTCGGCGTCGTCGGGGCGATTGCCCTGGGCGGATTTGACGGCTTGTTTTATGCGCTGGGCTTTCTCGTTTCCTACTTGGTCATCTTGCTGCTGGTCGCCGAACCGCTGCGCAATTTGGGCCGGTTTACGCTGGCTGACGCGATCGCGGTGCGCTTTGACAACGTCTTGCTGCGAGGCGTCATTGCCATCAACACCGTCATGATCTCCACCTTTTACATGATTGCCCAACTGGTAGGCGCCGGCGCGCTCATTCACCTGCTGCTCGATCTGCCGTACAGCACAGCGATTATGATCGTCGGCAGTTTGATGACGATTTACGTCGTGTTTGGCGGAATGGTGGCGACTTCCTGGGTACAGATTATCAAATCGATTCTCCTCTTGGCGAGCACCTTGATGGTCAGCCTGATCGTGCTCTCCCGCTTCGACTGGAGTGTGCTGCAGCTGTTTTCCCACGTTTCCTCGGCGACACCGCTCGGGGAGCGATTTCTCGCACCGGGCAATCACTTTCGCGATCCGCTGGACACCTTGTCACTCCATCTCGCGCTGCTCCTCGGCACAGCCGGGCTGCCCCACATCATCGCCCGCTTTTTTACCGTACGGGACGCGGCGACCATCCGTCGTTCCGTCGTCGTGGCCACCGGTTTGATCAGCGTTTTTTACATCATGACGATCATTCTCGGCTTCGGAGCGGCCTCGCTGGTTGGCCATGAACAGCTGACAGCGGTGGACGACGGGGGCAATCTGGCCGTTCCGCTGCTTTCCTACGCGCTTGGCGGCGAGTTTTTGATGGCGTTCATCTCGGCCGTCGCCTTTGCGACCATCCTCGCCGTCGTGACCGGGCTGGTGCTGTCCGCATCGTCGGCGTTTGCCCATGATTTCTACAGCCACGTGATCCGCAAAGGCAATGCCTCGGAACGGGAGCAGATGTACGCGGCCAAGTGCTCGTCCATCGGGGTCGGCGTGATTTCGATTGTCCTGGCGATTGGCGCGCAGCACGTGAACGTCGCGTTTCTGGTGGCGCTCACCTTCTCGGTGGCTGCGTCGGCCAATTTGCCGCTGATCCTCTTTACGCTGTACTGGCGGAAGTTCACGTCAACCGGCGCGATTTGCGGAATTGTCAGCGGACTGCTTTCATCGGTTGTTTTGGTCATCGTAAGCCCCAGCGTGATGCACCCGCTGGAAGGCTGGATTCAGCGGGAGCCTCTGTTCCCGCTTACCAATCCGGCGCTCGTCTCCATTCCCTTGGGCTTCCTGGGCGCCTATCTGGGATCGCTGCTGTCAGCCCGCGAGGTGGATGAGCAGCGCTATCTGCGGGTGATGCTGCAGGCGCACACCGGTGTGCGCCTGGAAGAACCGGAAAAAGCGGAGGGGTAA